In Meiothermus ruber DSM 1279, the following proteins share a genomic window:
- a CDS encoding PSP1 domain-containing protein: MECVGVRFAHSPKIYDYRFGSQAPPVDSWVVVKTPRGLELAKVRTEPRLGHAVGEIVRIATPADLDQHSKLKNRAEEIYWWLKARLRREGVRAKVLGCEFTLDGNHISVQYSAEQRIDLRRWVSELNRLAGARVEFVALGPRDQTAYLGTLGACGMESCCSKWLQDFAQVSIKMARDQQLPLSPEKISGPCGRLLCCLQYEHQQYQELLAELPRKNSKACSLQGTCGKVAKLNPLAGTVDLLTEEGSTVTVHKSELKWE, translated from the coding sequence ATGGAATGCGTAGGCGTGCGATTTGCGCACAGCCCCAAAATCTACGATTACCGATTCGGTAGCCAGGCCCCACCCGTGGATAGCTGGGTGGTGGTCAAAACCCCGCGCGGGCTGGAGCTGGCCAAAGTGCGAACCGAGCCGCGCCTGGGGCATGCCGTGGGCGAGATTGTGCGCATCGCCACCCCGGCGGATCTGGATCAGCACAGTAAGCTCAAAAACCGCGCTGAGGAGATCTATTGGTGGCTCAAGGCCCGTTTGCGCCGGGAGGGCGTGCGGGCCAAGGTGCTGGGCTGCGAGTTTACCCTGGACGGCAATCATATTTCTGTGCAATACTCCGCTGAACAGCGCATCGACCTGCGACGCTGGGTGAGCGAGCTGAACAGGCTGGCCGGGGCTCGAGTGGAGTTCGTGGCCCTGGGCCCCCGCGACCAGACCGCCTATCTTGGCACCCTGGGGGCCTGCGGCATGGAGTCGTGTTGCTCAAAATGGCTCCAGGACTTCGCCCAGGTTTCCATTAAGATGGCTCGAGACCAGCAGCTACCGCTCTCGCCCGAGAAAATCTCGGGCCCTTGTGGGCGCTTGCTGTGCTGTTTGCAGTACGAACACCAACAGTACCAAGAACTCCTGGCCGAGCTACCCCGCAAAAACAGCAAAGCCTGCAGCCTCCAGGGCACCTGCGGCAAGGTAGCCAAGCTAAACCCGCTGGCCGGAACTGTGGATCTGCTTACCGAAGAGGGCAGCACAGTAACCGTGCACAAAAGTGAGCTTAAGTGGGAGTAA
- the lgt gene encoding prolipoprotein diacylglyceryl transferase — MDPILIEIGSLQIRWYGLFLVLAIFASFEIAKRILKQWGYNPEQFEQIAFWAVIWGVVGARVGYVITSPGEFSGNPAAALYIWQGGLSFHGAIIGGLIPFVYHYHRNKIPIWAYLDAVVPGVALGIMAGRLGNIMNGSDTVGRLTNWPIGFTWPASASGFPGVCPGIQDISEVVRCAPETLVRGPVHFTQLYGVLIGLALLLLSLYWLRQNRAYGYVFWQFVLWYSVLRSVFEETFRLNPLWVKVYLNEQAGIGFFTATQIISIPLIALSIYFLTRWKGPREQPAPSPMLSGSAESKKIKR, encoded by the coding sequence ATGGATCCAATCCTAATCGAGATCGGTTCGCTACAGATACGCTGGTACGGTCTGTTTTTGGTACTGGCGATCTTTGCATCCTTCGAAATTGCCAAGCGCATCCTGAAGCAATGGGGCTACAACCCCGAGCAATTCGAGCAAATTGCCTTCTGGGCTGTGATTTGGGGGGTTGTCGGGGCCCGGGTGGGCTATGTGATCACCAGCCCGGGGGAATTTAGCGGCAACCCGGCTGCGGCCCTGTACATATGGCAGGGCGGCCTTTCCTTTCATGGGGCCATCATCGGCGGCCTGATTCCCTTTGTCTACCACTACCACCGCAATAAAATACCCATCTGGGCTTACCTTGATGCGGTGGTGCCCGGTGTAGCGCTGGGCATTATGGCAGGCCGGCTGGGCAACATAATGAACGGCTCGGATACCGTGGGGCGCCTGACCAACTGGCCCATCGGGTTCACCTGGCCTGCCTCGGCCAGCGGTTTCCCGGGGGTTTGTCCGGGCATCCAGGATATCAGCGAGGTGGTGCGCTGCGCTCCCGAGACGCTCGTGCGGGGCCCGGTTCACTTCACCCAGTTGTATGGGGTTTTGATTGGCCTGGCTTTGCTGCTGCTTTCGCTTTACTGGCTGCGGCAGAACCGGGCCTACGGCTACGTATTTTGGCAGTTTGTCTTGTGGTACAGCGTGTTGCGCTCGGTTTTCGAGGAAACCTTCCGCCTTAATCCGCTGTGGGTCAAGGTGTACCTCAACGAGCAGGCTGGTATCGGCTTTTTCACCGCAACGCAGATCATCTCCATCCCGCTCATTGCACTCTCCATCTATTTCCTCACGCGCTGGAAGGGGCCGCGCGAGCAGCCGGCGCCTTCGCCTATGCTGAGCGGGTCTGCTGAAAGCAAAAAAATCAAGCGATGA
- the glmU gene encoding bifunctional UDP-N-acetylglucosamine diphosphorylase/glucosamine-1-phosphate N-acetyltransferase GlmU encodes MAHAVVILAAGLGTRMKSRLPKVLHPLLGKPLVGYCIDTAFASGAEKVVVVIGHGAEQVRQTFAGYPNLSFVVQEQQLGTAHALAQAQPVLADFQGPIVVTQGDTPLTRVETLTGLVDTMQKERAGMALLTMRLEDPTGYGRILRDEQGQILGNVEQKDATPAELAIREINPGVYCFDGSLWEKLKLVDNRNAAGEYYLPDLIRIYREAGQKIASIESKDTGELLGVNSRAQLAQVERVLLERLRSHWMTQGVRMIQPETIYIEPSVELAPDVTLWPGVILRGSTRLGEGVEVGAYAVLIDTVVEAGGKIKSHTVCEEAYVSSGADAGPFARLRPKAHLEPGAHVGNFVELKNARLGRGAKAGHLAYLGDAEVGEESNIGAGVITANYDGQRKHKTIIGKRVFVGSNSVLIAPITLEDDAFVAGGSGINQDVPAGALAIARERQRNIEGYVKRKRGETQ; translated from the coding sequence ATGGCGCATGCTGTGGTAATTCTCGCAGCGGGTCTGGGAACCCGCATGAAATCGAGGCTACCCAAGGTCTTGCACCCCTTGCTGGGCAAGCCCCTGGTGGGCTACTGCATCGACACGGCGTTTGCCAGTGGGGCCGAGAAAGTGGTGGTGGTGATTGGACACGGGGCCGAACAGGTACGACAGACCTTTGCGGGGTACCCCAACCTGAGCTTTGTAGTGCAGGAGCAGCAACTGGGCACCGCCCATGCCCTGGCCCAGGCCCAGCCGGTTTTGGCGGATTTCCAGGGCCCTATTGTGGTCACCCAGGGCGATACCCCCCTCACCCGGGTCGAGACCCTCACCGGCCTGGTGGACACCATGCAAAAGGAGCGGGCCGGAATGGCCCTGCTGACCATGCGGCTCGAGGATCCCACCGGCTATGGCCGGATCCTGCGCGATGAGCAGGGCCAAATTCTGGGCAATGTGGAACAAAAAGACGCCACCCCAGCCGAGCTGGCAATCCGGGAGATTAACCCCGGGGTGTACTGCTTTGATGGCAGCCTTTGGGAAAAGCTGAAGCTGGTGGATAACCGCAACGCGGCGGGAGAGTACTACCTGCCCGATCTAATCCGCATCTACCGCGAGGCCGGGCAAAAAATCGCCTCCATCGAGTCGAAAGACACGGGCGAACTGCTCGGGGTGAACTCTCGAGCTCAACTGGCCCAGGTGGAGCGGGTGTTGCTCGAGCGCTTACGGTCGCACTGGATGACGCAGGGGGTGCGGATGATCCAGCCCGAGACCATCTACATCGAACCCAGTGTAGAACTGGCCCCCGATGTCACCCTGTGGCCGGGGGTGATTCTGCGGGGCAGTACCCGCCTGGGCGAAGGGGTGGAGGTAGGGGCCTATGCGGTGCTGATCGATACCGTGGTTGAGGCCGGGGGGAAGATCAAGTCGCATACGGTCTGTGAAGAAGCTTATGTCTCGAGCGGGGCCGATGCCGGGCCGTTTGCGCGCTTGCGGCCCAAAGCCCATCTGGAGCCCGGTGCCCACGTGGGCAATTTCGTAGAACTCAAGAATGCCCGACTGGGCAGGGGAGCCAAGGCCGGCCACCTCGCCTACCTGGGTGATGCCGAGGTGGGGGAGGAGTCCAATATCGGGGCTGGGGTGATCACGGCCAACTACGATGGTCAACGCAAGCACAAGACCATCATTGGGAAACGGGTGTTCGTGGGTTCGAATAGCGTTCTGATCGCGCCGATCACGCTAGAAGATGATGCTTTTGTAGCGGGTGGCAGCGGCATTAACCAGGATGTACCCGCGGGGGCGCTGGCTATTGCCCGTGAACGTCAGCGCAACATTGAGGGCTATGTGAAACGCAAGCGGGGGGAGACCCAGTAA
- a CDS encoding metallophosphoesterase family protein, giving the protein MRYLIVSDLHGNWPALEAVLKEARGYDQVLFLGDAVGYYPDANRVLDWLRSANARGVMGNHDIWLLEIKSMQIDGPVLEILSWQAERISPENRAYLSSLPWTTEVEGALLVHGSPLDPLAYLEEIEQAREVFDKVKNRWIFHGHTHLAGSYLTLEASPRNTPGSSEGSPQGRLVRYNRYANGGELIVAPRARAIINPGSTGQPRDGVVGAAYAIWDSKEDTVEFYRAKYNLEHVLARLHHEQFPMWLYERLVLGK; this is encoded by the coding sequence GTGCGCTACCTAATCGTTTCCGACTTGCATGGCAATTGGCCTGCCCTCGAGGCGGTACTGAAAGAAGCCAGGGGCTACGACCAGGTGCTCTTCCTAGGCGATGCCGTAGGCTATTACCCCGATGCCAACCGAGTCTTGGACTGGCTACGCTCGGCAAACGCCCGGGGCGTGATGGGCAACCACGACATCTGGCTGCTGGAAATTAAATCCATGCAAATCGATGGCCCGGTGCTGGAAATTTTGTCCTGGCAAGCCGAGCGGATCAGCCCTGAGAACCGGGCCTATCTATCTAGCCTGCCCTGGACCACCGAGGTTGAAGGGGCCCTCCTGGTACACGGCAGCCCCCTCGACCCCCTGGCTTATCTGGAAGAAATTGAGCAGGCCCGAGAGGTGTTTGACAAAGTGAAGAACCGCTGGATTTTTCACGGACACACCCACCTGGCCGGCAGCTACCTAACCCTGGAGGCCTCCCCGCGAAATACCCCCGGCAGTTCCGAAGGGAGCCCTCAGGGCCGATTGGTGCGCTACAACCGCTATGCCAACGGCGGCGAGCTGATTGTTGCACCCAGGGCTCGAGCCATTATCAACCCAGGCTCCACCGGCCAGCCTCGAGACGGGGTGGTTGGGGCTGCTTATGCAATTTGGGACTCCAAAGAGGATACGGTGGAGTTTTACCGGGCCAAGTACAACCTCGAGCACGTGCTGGCCCGCTTGCATCATGAGCAGTTCCCTATGTGGCTCTACGAGCGGCTGGTGCTGGGTAAGTAG
- a CDS encoding glutamine--tRNA ligase/YqeY domain fusion protein, which produces MSTSTPKPRLVSPNFITEIIDEDLKAGRYKKIVTRFPPEPNGYAHLGHAIASYIDFGIAHDYGGECRLRMDDTNPEAEKAEYAEALIADMRWLGWDWGPRVRYASDYFELLYQMAERLIQKGLAYVDSVSPEEMARLRGTVDQPGTPSPYRERSVEENLDLFRRMRAGEFPNGAHVLRAKIDLASPNMKLRDPVLYRIVHAEHYRTGQKWCIYPSYDFAQATTDALDGVTHSLCSLEFVDNRAIYDWLMDHLWGEPPLDQTPRPRQYEFGRRSLEYTVVSKRKLRKLVEGGYVRGWDDPRMPTLAGQRRRGVRPEAIRRFAGQVGISRTNRTVDIALLEGAIRDDLNTVAPRVMAVLRPLKVVLTNLSEPRTVTLPYWPHDVIRESPDGLVPLPDGRRVKPEQAVRPVTLTRELYIEQDDFALNPPKGFKRLTPGGTVRLKMAGVIRCDGYQTDAQGRVTELHCTLLPEEARAAGVIHWVSASEAVPAEFRLYDRLFTVPHPEAEARELEDEEAPEDQDFLRFVNPKSLEVVQGYIEPSVLADPKETRYQLERNGYFWQDPLDSRPGALVFNRIVTLKDTWARTAQESELEARRAAPKAKTTEGPRKTQGAPSEPPLTPEQQAQLEHFLAQGVHEAEARVLAREPRLAEFLMQAAQKAPMALLANWVVNDLGAALRSGEVKITPAGLAGLVRLLEAGEINTRIAKDALAEALQTGQDPAEIVRKKGLKQVSDAGALEPIVDRILAEHPEKVAAYRAGKTGLLGFFVGQVMRETQGQANPQRVQELVRQKLG; this is translated from the coding sequence ATGAGCACCTCAACGCCCAAACCCCGTCTGGTAAGCCCCAACTTCATCACCGAGATCATCGATGAAGACCTGAAGGCCGGCCGTTACAAAAAAATCGTCACTCGCTTCCCCCCCGAGCCCAACGGCTACGCCCACCTGGGGCACGCCATCGCCAGCTACATCGACTTTGGCATCGCCCACGACTACGGCGGGGAGTGCCGGCTGCGCATGGACGACACCAACCCCGAGGCCGAGAAAGCCGAGTACGCCGAAGCCCTGATTGCCGATATGCGCTGGCTGGGCTGGGACTGGGGGCCCAGGGTTCGCTACGCCTCCGACTACTTCGAGCTTTTGTACCAGATGGCCGAGCGCCTCATCCAGAAGGGCCTGGCCTACGTGGACAGCGTCTCCCCCGAGGAGATGGCCCGGCTGCGCGGCACGGTGGACCAGCCCGGCACCCCCAGCCCCTACCGCGAGCGCAGCGTGGAAGAAAACCTGGATCTGTTCCGGCGCATGCGGGCCGGGGAGTTCCCCAACGGCGCCCACGTGCTGCGGGCCAAAATTGACCTGGCAAGCCCCAACATGAAGCTGCGCGACCCGGTGCTCTACCGCATCGTGCACGCCGAGCACTACCGCACCGGCCAAAAGTGGTGCATCTACCCCTCCTACGACTTCGCCCAGGCCACCACCGACGCCCTGGACGGGGTGACGCACAGCCTGTGTAGCCTCGAGTTCGTGGACAACCGGGCCATCTACGACTGGCTGATGGACCACCTATGGGGCGAGCCCCCCCTCGACCAGACCCCCCGCCCCCGCCAGTACGAGTTCGGCCGCCGGAGCCTGGAGTACACCGTGGTCTCCAAGCGCAAGCTGCGCAAGCTGGTGGAAGGGGGCTATGTGCGGGGCTGGGACGACCCCCGCATGCCCACCCTGGCCGGCCAGCGGCGCCGGGGGGTGCGGCCCGAGGCCATCCGCCGGTTTGCGGGCCAGGTCGGCATCTCGCGCACCAACCGCACGGTGGACATCGCCCTGCTGGAAGGGGCCATCCGCGACGACCTGAACACAGTCGCCCCCCGGGTGATGGCGGTGCTGCGGCCCCTCAAGGTGGTGCTCACCAACCTCAGCGAACCCCGAACCGTGACCCTCCCCTACTGGCCCCACGACGTAATCCGGGAGTCCCCCGACGGCCTGGTGCCCCTGCCCGATGGGCGGCGGGTAAAGCCCGAGCAGGCGGTGCGCCCGGTGACCCTTACCCGCGAACTCTACATCGAGCAGGACGACTTCGCCCTGAACCCACCCAAAGGCTTCAAGCGGCTGACCCCGGGCGGCACCGTGCGCCTGAAAATGGCCGGGGTGATCCGCTGCGATGGCTACCAAACCGACGCCCAGGGCCGGGTGACCGAGCTCCACTGCACCCTGCTGCCCGAGGAGGCCCGGGCCGCCGGGGTGATTCACTGGGTGAGCGCCAGCGAGGCCGTGCCCGCCGAGTTTCGCCTTTATGACCGGCTTTTTACCGTACCCCACCCCGAGGCCGAGGCCAGGGAGCTGGAGGATGAGGAGGCCCCCGAAGACCAGGACTTCCTGCGCTTTGTGAATCCCAAGAGCCTCGAGGTCGTGCAGGGCTACATCGAGCCCAGCGTGCTGGCTGACCCCAAGGAAACCCGCTACCAGCTCGAGCGCAACGGCTACTTCTGGCAAGACCCCCTCGACTCCCGGCCCGGGGCGCTGGTCTTCAACCGCATCGTCACGCTCAAGGACACCTGGGCCCGCACCGCACAGGAAAGCGAGCTGGAGGCCCGCCGCGCTGCTCCCAAAGCTAAAACTACCGAAGGCCCGCGCAAAACCCAGGGGGCCCCGTCCGAACCCCCGCTCACCCCCGAGCAGCAGGCCCAGCTCGAGCACTTTTTAGCCCAGGGCGTCCACGAAGCCGAGGCCCGGGTGCTGGCCCGCGAACCCCGGCTGGCCGAGTTTCTTATGCAGGCCGCACAAAAAGCCCCCATGGCCCTGCTCGCCAACTGGGTTGTCAACGACCTGGGCGCCGCCCTCCGCTCCGGCGAAGTCAAAATTACGCCCGCCGGGCTGGCTGGGCTGGTGCGGCTTCTGGAGGCCGGGGAGATCAACACCCGCATCGCCAAAGACGCGCTGGCTGAGGCCCTGCAAACCGGCCAGGATCCCGCAGAAATCGTGCGCAAGAAGGGCTTGAAGCAGGTCAGCGACGCAGGGGCCCTCGAGCCCATCGTAGACCGCATCCTGGCCGAGCACCCCGAGAAAGTAGCGGCCTACCGCGCCGGCAAAACCGGTCTGCTGGGCTTCTTTGTGGGCCAGGTCATGCGCGAAACCCAGGGGCAGGCCAACCCGCAACGGGTGCAGGAGCTGGTAAGGCAAAAGCTGGGCTAA
- a CDS encoding PQQ-dependent sugar dehydrogenase codes for MIHLSRVVLGVVLVVAGAYWTVTRLEPSTELDEASRRIRLPPGFAIRIFAEGLEGAPRMMSVGPDGQLYASLMYGGQVVRLPDLNRDGRADRVEVVTGGLELPHGLEWHRGWLYVAVSTAVIRLRPGRSGWERETVITDIPGPSGHFTRTLHFGPDGRLYVSVGSETNFGPERDPRRAAILRFNPDGSLPEDNPFAGDPDPRRRVIWAEGLKNSVDFTWTPRGELWATHNGTDHLGDDLPPEEVIVAVQPGGFHGWPYCYTPGLGLNLKAERSEVPDSRTQGFDCRKAVPALFTAPAHSAPLGMTWARNSHFPPAYRDSLYVAYHGSLGVQDPAKYRDCKVERFVIQNGLPVRSETFATGWRLPGQMCREAWGRPVGLVIGADGAMYVSDAQGGRIYRIWYKGQVESP; via the coding sequence ATGATCCATCTGAGCCGGGTGGTGCTGGGGGTTGTGCTGGTTGTGGCCGGGGCCTATTGGACGGTCACGCGCCTGGAGCCATCCACTGAGCTGGATGAGGCCAGCCGCCGAATTCGCCTGCCGCCGGGTTTTGCTATTCGGATTTTTGCCGAGGGCCTCGAGGGCGCCCCCCGCATGATGAGCGTGGGGCCGGATGGACAGCTCTATGCGAGCTTGATGTACGGGGGGCAGGTGGTGCGGCTACCTGATCTGAACCGCGATGGCCGGGCCGACCGGGTGGAGGTGGTGACGGGGGGCCTGGAACTGCCGCACGGCCTCGAGTGGCACCGGGGCTGGCTGTATGTGGCTGTAAGTACGGCGGTGATTCGATTGCGGCCGGGGCGAAGCGGTTGGGAACGGGAAACCGTCATCACGGACATCCCCGGCCCCTCGGGGCATTTCACCCGCACGCTGCATTTTGGGCCGGATGGCAGGCTCTATGTTTCGGTGGGCTCCGAGACCAACTTTGGCCCCGAGCGCGACCCCCGCCGCGCGGCCATCCTGCGTTTTAACCCCGATGGTAGTCTGCCTGAAGATAACCCCTTTGCAGGCGACCCCGATCCCCGCCGCCGGGTGATCTGGGCAGAGGGCCTCAAGAACAGCGTGGACTTTACCTGGACACCCCGGGGCGAACTCTGGGCCACCCACAACGGCACCGATCACCTGGGCGACGACCTCCCCCCGGAAGAGGTGATTGTGGCAGTACAACCCGGAGGTTTTCACGGCTGGCCCTACTGCTACACGCCGGGCTTGGGTCTGAACCTGAAGGCCGAACGCAGCGAGGTGCCTGACTCCCGCACCCAGGGTTTCGACTGCCGAAAAGCCGTTCCGGCCCTCTTCACCGCCCCGGCCCATTCGGCCCCCCTGGGCATGACCTGGGCCCGGAACAGCCATTTCCCACCGGCCTACCGCGATAGCCTCTATGTCGCCTACCACGGCTCGTTGGGCGTGCAAGACCCGGCCAAGTACCGCGACTGCAAGGTTGAGCGCTTCGTGATACAAAACGGCCTGCCGGTGCGCTCGGAAACGTTTGCCACCGGTTGGCGACTGCCCGGGCAGATGTGCCGCGAGGCCTGGGGCCGCCCGGTGGGGCTGGTGATAGGGGCTGATGGTGCAATGTATGTCTCGGATGCCCAGGGGGGGCGCATCTACCGCATCTGGTATAAGGGGCAGGTGGAAAGCCCCTGA
- a CDS encoding L-threonine 3-dehydrogenase, giving the protein MTRVLVTGALGQVGSELIPALRGLYGSEEVLATDIRRAPPGHPALEGPYEQLDCTNGPALLEFFVRHRVGVVYHLAAILSARAEAEPQLAWQVNIEGLHNVLEAARQVGAQVFVPSSIAAFGPSTPRDPTPQDTLQRPNTLYGVTKVAGELLCDYYAHRFGLDVRGLRYPGLISYTAPPGGGTTDYAVEIFHHALRYDRYTCFLAPDTRLPMMYMPDAIRATLELMQADPARLRHRNAFNLTAFSCTPAELAAEIQKHRPGFKMHYEVDPLRQAIADSWPRTLDDSAAREEWGWRPQYDLAAMTKDMLEKLAERALKEA; this is encoded by the coding sequence ATGACCAGAGTTTTGGTGACCGGTGCGCTGGGTCAGGTGGGTTCCGAACTGATTCCGGCTTTGCGTGGTTTGTACGGAAGCGAAGAAGTCTTGGCGACCGATATTCGGCGGGCGCCCCCAGGGCATCCTGCGCTGGAGGGGCCTTATGAACAGCTAGACTGCACCAACGGGCCGGCCTTGCTGGAGTTTTTCGTTCGTCATCGTGTGGGTGTGGTCTATCACCTAGCGGCCATCCTTTCGGCACGGGCTGAGGCCGAGCCCCAGTTGGCCTGGCAGGTCAACATCGAGGGCCTACACAACGTGCTGGAGGCGGCGCGGCAGGTTGGGGCTCAGGTATTTGTCCCCAGCTCCATCGCGGCTTTTGGCCCCAGCACACCGCGCGACCCCACCCCCCAGGACACCCTTCAACGTCCCAACACCCTTTACGGCGTGACCAAGGTGGCTGGTGAGCTGCTGTGCGACTACTATGCCCATCGCTTTGGCCTGGATGTGCGGGGCTTGCGGTACCCTGGCTTGATCTCGTACACCGCACCGCCGGGTGGGGGTACCACCGACTATGCGGTGGAGATTTTTCACCACGCCCTGCGGTACGACCGGTACACCTGCTTTTTGGCACCGGATACCCGGCTGCCCATGATGTACATGCCGGATGCCATCCGGGCCACCCTCGAGCTCATGCAGGCCGATCCGGCCCGGCTGCGGCATCGCAACGCCTTTAACCTAACGGCCTTTAGCTGCACCCCCGCCGAGCTGGCGGCCGAAATTCAGAAGCACCGGCCCGGCTTCAAGATGCACTACGAAGTCGACCCACTGCGGCAGGCCATTGCAGACTCCTGGCCGCGCACGCTGGATGATAGCGCGGCCAGGGAGGAATGGGGCTGGCGGCCCCAGTACGACCTGGCGGCCATGACCAAAGACATGCTAGAAAAACTGGCCGAACGCGCCTTGAAGGAGGCTTAG
- a CDS encoding glutaredoxin family protein, giving the protein MDYVLISRKGCHLCEEAELLLQAQGVSYTLQDVDADERLKKLYTFRVPVLLWRGRVVLEGKFTLERLSKKLSL; this is encoded by the coding sequence ATGGACTATGTGCTGATCAGCCGAAAAGGCTGCCACCTCTGTGAGGAGGCCGAGCTGCTCCTGCAAGCCCAGGGTGTGTCGTACACGCTACAGGATGTAGATGCCGACGAGCGCCTCAAAAAGCTGTATACCTTCCGGGTTCCGGTACTCCTGTGGAGGGGGCGGGTGGTGCTCGAGGGCAAGTTTACCCTCGAGCGCCTATCCAAGAAACTATCTTTGTAG
- the trhA gene encoding PAQR family membrane homeostasis protein TrhA, translating into MKNTHPIPRLAVREPFNTYSHAVGVVLGLIGTVVLLFFTQGNPAKIAGALVFGLTMILMYTSSALYHALRVSERALLWLRKLDHAAIFLFIAGTYTPVLLQALEPSWRPWALGLVWALAVLGVGLKLITLKAPRWLYTTTYLGMGWLSVFFLPKLALNPWALAFLIAGGVAYSLGAVVYAAKWPNPLPRLVGFHGIWHVFVLLGSLGMYGAVVTLYLS; encoded by the coding sequence ATGAAAAATACCCATCCTATACCCCGCCTGGCTGTTCGTGAGCCTTTTAATACCTATTCCCACGCGGTTGGGGTGGTGCTGGGCCTGATCGGCACAGTTGTGTTGCTGTTCTTCACCCAGGGCAACCCGGCCAAAATCGCCGGCGCGCTGGTATTCGGCCTGACCATGATCCTGATGTACACCTCCTCGGCCCTGTATCACGCTTTACGGGTCTCAGAGCGGGCCTTGCTGTGGCTGCGCAAGCTCGACCACGCGGCCATTTTTCTCTTTATTGCCGGAACCTACACCCCAGTGTTGTTGCAAGCACTCGAACCCAGTTGGCGGCCCTGGGCGCTGGGGCTGGTCTGGGCGCTGGCGGTGCTGGGCGTGGGCCTCAAGCTAATCACCCTCAAAGCCCCGCGCTGGCTCTACACCACCACCTACCTGGGCATGGGCTGGCTCTCTGTCTTTTTCCTGCCCAAGCTGGCCCTCAACCCCTGGGCCCTAGCCTTCCTGATTGCAGGTGGGGTGGCCTATAGCCTGGGGGCGGTGGTCTACGCCGCCAAGTGGCCCAACCCGCTGCCCCGGCTGGTGGGTTTTCATGGCATCTGGCACGTGTTTGTGTTGCTGGGCAGCCTGGGCATGTACGGTGCGGTGGTCACCCTGTACCTGAGCTAA
- a CDS encoding aminotransferase class I/II-fold pyridoxal phosphate-dependent enzyme has product MALNRLNDVLRQSVGALEQEGRRKGAEAVVVGVLPPEGERGPRYLLAGYGDKPFIRMNSNSYLGLSRHPSLKQAEEEAIERFGVGPGAVRFISGTYAPHVELERSLAAFHGREAAMIFSSAYATVLSVVVPLTTDQTVLISDELNHNCIINAVRLARPLEKLIYKHLDLESLEQALQKAAAMGARRVLVISDGVFSMRGSHAPLAEIAQLVNHYDPQFAENAILVVDDSHGVGAFGATGRGTEEYTGAQADILIGTLGKAFGVNGGYVVGSSDLITYLRETAPMYIYSNPITPGEAAAALAALNLLQTEEGQQRLQHLTAMTERFRQGLRALGYASFAGVHPVVPLVLGEASQTNRMAAFLREQGVLATAIVYPVVPKGEASIRFQISAEHTRADVDEVLGILQAAR; this is encoded by the coding sequence ATGGCATTGAACCGCTTGAATGACGTTTTGCGCCAGAGCGTAGGGGCGCTGGAACAGGAAGGTCGCAGGAAGGGGGCTGAGGCTGTGGTGGTGGGGGTGCTGCCCCCAGAGGGCGAGCGCGGGCCGCGCTATTTGCTGGCAGGCTATGGTGATAAGCCCTTTATTCGCATGAACTCCAACAGTTACCTGGGCCTGTCCCGCCACCCCAGCCTCAAACAGGCCGAAGAAGAGGCCATCGAGCGCTTTGGCGTTGGGCCCGGGGCGGTGCGTTTTATCAGTGGAACCTACGCGCCCCACGTGGAACTCGAGCGCAGCCTCGCCGCTTTTCATGGGCGCGAGGCGGCCATGATTTTTTCCTCGGCCTATGCCACGGTTTTGAGTGTGGTGGTGCCCCTCACCACCGACCAAACCGTCCTCATTAGCGACGAGCTAAACCACAACTGCATTATCAATGCGGTGCGGCTGGCCCGACCGTTGGAGAAGTTAATTTACAAACACCTCGACCTTGAGAGCCTCGAGCAGGCCCTGCAAAAAGCCGCAGCCATGGGGGCCCGGCGGGTGCTGGTTATATCCGATGGCGTGTTCAGTATGCGGGGGTCGCACGCCCCTCTGGCAGAAATTGCACAGCTTGTGAACCACTATGACCCCCAGTTTGCCGAAAACGCGATCCTGGTGGTGGACGACTCGCACGGGGTGGGGGCCTTTGGCGCTACGGGTCGCGGCACCGAGGAGTACACTGGGGCGCAGGCAGACATCCTGATTGGAACCCTGGGCAAGGCTTTTGGAGTGAACGGTGGTTACGTGGTGGGCTCGAGCGACCTCATTACCTATTTGCGCGAAACCGCCCCCATGTACATTTACTCCAATCCCATCACGCCAGGCGAGGCTGCTGCTGCCCTGGCTGCTTTGAACCTACTCCAGACCGAGGAAGGCCAGCAGCGCCTGCAACACCTTACGGCCATGACAGAGCGTTTTCGCCAGGGGTTGAGGGCGCTGGGCTACGCGTCTTTTGCGGGGGTTCATCCGGTGGTTCCGCTGGTGCTGGGTGAGGCAAGTCAAACCAACCGTATGGCTGCCTTCTTGCGTGAGCAAGGCGTTTTGGCAACGGCCATCGTGTACCCAGTGGTGCCCAAGGGGGAGGCCTCCATACGCTTCCAGATTTCCGCCGAACACACCCGGGCCGATGTGGATGAAGTGTTAGGGATTTTGCAGGCGGCTAGGTAA